A genomic region of Micropterus dolomieu isolate WLL.071019.BEF.003 ecotype Adirondacks linkage group LG11, ASM2129224v1, whole genome shotgun sequence contains the following coding sequences:
- the rd3l gene encoding protein RD3-like, translated as MPLFSWMKWSHETSVQAPDEVTHLKTSEVVPSRMLIRELLWHMEERERLARELEQEHRLAHSTLGLRWFQKYPRLRTLIPTSELHKLEFLCAQIPPIHAATVLSRFREVLATNNIRPWELASVFKQVLKDFLSQKEYEEEDDLLVQSAKPRQMEAWTSHYKMKQGFVAPTVPNCGGHPRQEIPTISGYVDRAMRRSSSFTGSNRDWDLPFYYPVPLRPTEVYSTTL; from the exons ATGCCCCTGTTCAGCTGGATGAAATGGTCCCATGAAACAAGCGTGCAGGCTCCGGATGAAGTGACACATCTAAAGACCTCAGAGGTCGTACCCAGTCGCATGTTGATCAGAGAGCTCCTGTGGCACATGGAGGAACGCGAGCGGCTGGCAAGGGAGCTGGAGCAGGAGCACAGGTTGGCCCACAGCACCCTGGGTCTCCGCTGGTTTCAGAAGTACCCCAGGTTACGAACCCTCATCCCCACATCAGAGCTACACAAGCTTGAGTTCCTGTGTGCCCAGATCCCACCCATCCATGCAGCCACCGTGCTCTCCAG GTTTCGTGAGGTGCTTGCCACTAACAACATAAGGCCCTGGGAGCTGGCGTCTGTCTTCAAGCAGGTGTTGAAGGACTTCCTGAGCCAAAAGGAGTACGAAGAAGAGGACGACCTCTTAGTGCAGTCAGCAAAGCCCCGACAAATGGAGGCTTGGACCAGCCACTACAAAATGAAACAGGGCTTTGTCGCACCCACTGTACCCAACTGTGGAGGCCACCCAAGGCAGGAGATCCCAACAATCTCCGGGTATGTGGACCGGGCCATGCGGCGATCCAGTTCTTTCACAGGGTCCAACAGGGACTGGGACCTTCCATTTTACTATCCAGTTCCTCTCAGGCCCACAGAGGTGTACAGCACAACACTGTGA
- the kif15 gene encoding kinesin-like protein KIF15-A — protein sequence MNPSGKGPADSSQLAPSSDSDSIKVFVRVRPLTQGTGLTTDGDQHLCLTVTSPNTIRLLSKPEPRTFTYDHVADMDISQDSVFSIVAKNIVESCMNGYNGTIFAYGQTGSGKTFTMLGPSELDNFTDELRGVIPRSFEYLFFLINREVERSAKSKSFLCKCSFIEIYNEQIYDLLDTASASLFLRENIKKGVFVEGAVEKFVNSAAEAYQVLSMGWRNRRVASTSMNRESSRSHAVFTMTLESKESINEVVNIRMSQLNLVDLAGSERQKDTHTEGSRLKEASSINRSLMCLGQVIMALVDVSNGKNRHICYRDSKLTFLLRDSLGGNAKTYIIANVHPGSKCFGETLSTLQFAQRAKLIKNKAIVNEDTQGNVRQLQAEMKKLKEQLAQALASQAVLYGRDIAPGGPELAMGPPIEIQHDVSYKAKFMAAVRLWRKREEEKRVLLEKVAQLEEAWTQKDKFIHSSRMIVRFREDHILRLEKKLKTGDGLLSDKESQALIDQLKEEIKILRDQVEHHPKMTRYAAENFSLREENRQLRSLESVVEAEEAATQVAAELDETFQRAMEAERPTEIPAASSTSVAADTVLAATAERLKAQLLQKQSDLTAALQAFEEYKEITKKQMSQLESEKRYLDKSNRHLENILEATHAYKNQEVSELNRIHVETIKILTTPTKAYNLRSRLVPLSSPDHLNGTDSNADDIWAEQPPSDMSEMALTEELRQLQEQASRVQTQLNEEELKNSKLLQQIAKLEEQITVLSQESDRKDELLSTERANKNRDQLSLQVTVSELQQSLQSEQQAAEVLRSEIRDLRLVLQSSDKELDAVKDELRDSQSKQQREMSQISNNLISTQLQLDKVQLEWEQLLEQHRTLQDSFDQLQAEARFEADQARQQLQDRQQEIDQLKAQLMELNNSLQTEQERTTTLTSQLRENKESTSKELIETVEQNTQLRKQVSDLAAQNQQQASKIVDVEQTLNSAKETIKGLEQKIEQDKDVVLDLINQTRDLRCELSQKDQTITHLSEDIKDITAKYNAACLEREDIREQNSKMQAEICDLKETTERRVASNKIEVEVLQEEVAYATEEVERLTKVLDEQNSLLRASQEQTAKKDVMIQNLQQKVQQQQEAVERTIRNGSLKPLVEPTVTPKSMPRTPCTPGSFSRDLTQVLESQERELENRRSSMMTMEILLTELNSERAAKNEEIRRLKMQLTEKEMVRMEIQALLDQFYTKQRQNGNNNAEELNDAIKQSMLAELQEERAEKSKIMQKLSDTLKRMQEQESMLAQSQTCVQELTTELRNRCLELRELNHRIQDEEKLIQENEVLRKQNVLLSEENGKLVGHKNHKQRIEYLVKLKKDNTKLQEENEKLRTEITLLRDNTTCPPLEML from the exons ATGAATCCCAGTGGAAAAG GACCCGCCGATTCATCCCAGCTTGCTCCCAG CAGTGACAGCGACTCCATCAAAGTTTTTGTGCGAGTGCGACCTCTGACCCAGGGTACTGGGCTGACCACAGATGGAGATCAACATCTGTGTCTCACAGTCACCTCCCCCAACACCATCCGTCTGCTTTCAAAACCAGAACCACGGACCTTCACCTATGATCATGTTGCTGACATGGATATATCTCAG GATTCTGTTTTCTCCATTGTGGCCAAGAATATTGTTGAGTCTTGCATGAATGGATACAATGGGACAATATTTGCCTA TGGGCAAACTGGCTCAGGGAAAACATTCACCATGCTTG gaCCATCTGAGTTGGACAACTTCACAGATGAACTAAGGGGGGTTATTCCTCGAAGTTTTGAGTACCTGTTTTTTCTCATCAACAGAGAAGTGGAAAGG TCTGCCAAGTCCAAGAGTTTCCTTTGCAAATGTTCATTTATTGAGATATACAATGAACAAATCTATGACCTTCTGGACACAGCCTCAGCCAGCCTTTTCCTCAGGGAGAACATCAAGAAAGGTGTATTTGTTGAGGGAGCTGTCGAGAAGTTTGTCAACTCAGCTGCTGAAGCCTACCAG GTGTTGTCAATGGGCTGGCGTAACCGACGAGTGGCCTCCACCTCCATGAACCGCGAGTCTTCCAGATCTCATGCAGTGTTTACTATGACTTTGGAGTCCAAAGAGTCCATAAATGAAGTGGTGAACATCCGAATGTCTCAGTTGAACCTGGTAGATCTGGCAGGGTCTGAGaggcagaaagacacacacacagaaggctCCAGACTCAAG GAGGCCAGCAGTATCAATCGCTCCCTCATGTGTCTTGGTCAGGTGATCATGGCACTGGTTGATGTGTCCAATGGGAAGAACCGCCACATCTGCTACAGGGATTCTAAACTCACCTTCTTACTAAGG gACTCTCTGGGAGGAAATGCAAAGACTTACATCATAGCCAATGTACACCCCGGTTCAAAGTGTTTTGGAGAAACTCTATCCACCTTGCAGTTCGCCCAAAGAGCTAAGTTGATCAAGAATAAG GCCATTGTCAATGAAGACACACAGGGAAATGTGAGGCAGTTACAAGCTGAGATGAAGAAGCTGAAGGAGCAGCTTGCACAGGCACTGGCTTCTCAGGCAGTGCTCTATGGGAGAGATATAGCGCCAGGAGGACCTGAACTTGCAATGG GTCCACCCATAGAAATTCAACACGATGTCTCATATAAAGCAAAGTTTATGGCAGCTGTTCGTCTGTGGAGGAAgcgagaggaggagaagagg GTGCTGCTCGAGAAAGTGGCTCAGCTTGAGGAGGCCTGGACGCAGAAAGACAAATTCATCCATTCCAGCCGAATGATTGTCAGGTTTCGAGAGGACCACATCCTTCGCCTTGAGAAAAAATTGAAGACAGGAGATGGCTTACTGTCAGACAAGGAGTCTCAGGCTCTGATTGACCAGCTGAAAGAAGAGATAAAGATCTTGAGAGATCag GTTGAACATCACCCAAAGATGACTCGATATGCAGCGGAAAACTTCAGCCTCAGAGAGGAGAACCGTCAACTCCGCTCTCTTGAATCGGTGGTGGAAGCTGAAGAAGCTGCAACTCAAGTTGCTGCTGAGCTAGATGAGACCTTCCAGAGGGCTATGGAGGCAGAAAGACCCACAGAGA TTCCAGCAGCCTCTTCAACCTCTGTGGCTGCAGATACTGTCTTGGCAGCTACAGCTGAGAGGCTGAAGGCTCAGCTGCTTCAGAAACAGTCTGACCTCACAGCCGCCCTGCAGGCCTTTGAGGAGTACAAAGAAATCACCAA GAAACAGATGTCTCAGCTGGAGTCTGAGAAAAGATACCTTGACAAGTCCAACAGGcatttggaaaacattttggAAGCCACACACGCTTACAAGAACCAGGAGGTCTCTGAGCTGAACAGAATTCACGTTGAAACTATAAAG ATTCTCACCACGCCCACCAAAGCATACAACTTGCGGTCCCGTCTCGTACCTCTCTCTAGCCCAGACCACCTGAATGGGACAGACAGTAATGCAGACGACATTTGGGCTGAGCAACCTCCTTCAGACATGAGTGAAATGGCCTTGACTGAGGAACTACGTCAATTACAG GAGCAAGCTAGTCGTGTCCAGACACAGCTGAATGAGGAGGAGCTGAAGAACAGCAAGCTGTTGCAGCAAATTGCAAAGCTTGAGGAACAGATCACTGTGCTATCACAAGAGTCTGATCGCAAGGATGAA CTACTTTCTACTGAGCGAGCTAACAAGAACAGAGATCAGCTTAGCCTCCAAGTAACGGTCAGTGAGCTGCAACAGAGCCTTCAGTCTGAACAGCAAGCAGCAGAAG TGTTAAGGAGTGAGATCCGGGATCTACGCCTGGTGCTGCAGTCCTCCGATAAGGAGCTGGACGCTGTGAAGGACGAGCTAAGAGATAGCCAGAgcaagcagcagagagagatgagCCAGATCTCAAACAACCTGATCAGCACACAGCTCCAACTTGACAAAGTCCA GCTGGAGTGGGAGCAGCTTCTGGAGCAGCATCGGACACTGCAGGATTCATTTGACCAGCTGCAAGCTGAGGCCAGGTTTGAGGCTGATCAGGCAAGACAGCAGCTGCAGGACAGGCAGCAGGAGATTGATCAACTGAAGGCACAGCTCATG GAATTAAATAATTCTCTGCAGACTGAGCAAGAGCGCACAACTACCCTGACCTCCCAgttaagagaaaacaaagaaagtacaTCAAA GGAACTTATTGAAACTGTGGAGCAGAATACACAGCTAAGGAAACAAGTCTCAGACCTGGCAGCACAAAATCAGCAACAG GCTTCCAAAATAGTAGATGTTGAGCAAACTCTAAACTCTGCCAAAGAAACAATAAAAGGCTTGGAGCAGAAGATTGAACAGGACAAA GATGTTGTTTTAGATCTGATTAACCAAACCAGAGACCTACGCTGTGAGCTGAGCCAGAAGGACCAGACCATTACCCACCTGTCCGAAGACATCAAAGACATCACA GCCAAGTACAATGCTGCCTGTCTCGAAAGGGAGGATATCAGAGAGCAAAACTCAAAGATGCAGGCAGAAATCTGTGACCTGAAAGAAACTACAGAAAGACGGGTAGCATCCAACAAAATAGAG GTTGAGGTGCTGCAAGAGGAGGTTGCTTATGCCACTGAGGAGGTTGAGAGACTCACTAAGGTTTTAGATGAGCAGAACAGCCTCCTCCGAGCTTCTCAGGAGCAAACTGCAAAGAAGGACGTCATGATACAGAATCTACAGCAGAag gtgcaacaacaacaagaagctGTTGAAAGAACAATCAGAAATGGAAGTCTCAAACCCCTTGTTGAGCCGACAGTCACACCTAAATCAATGCCTCGG ACGCCCTGCACTCCAGGAAGCTTCAGCAGGGACCTGACCCAGGTGCTGGAGAGCCAGGAGAGGGAGCTGGAGAATCGACGCTCCTCTATGATGACCATGGAGATTCTTTTAACTGAGCTGAACTCCGAGAGGGCTGCCAAGAACGAGGAGATCCGAAGGCTTAAG ATGCAGCTGACCGAGAAAGAGATGGTCCGAATGGAGATCCAGGCTTTACTTGACCAGTTTTACACCAAGCAGAGGCAGAATGGAAATAATAACGC TGAGGAGTTGAATGACGCCATCAAGCAGTCAATGCTTGCAGAACTACAggaggagagggcagagaag AGCAAAATCATGCAGAAGCTGTCTGACACTCTAAAAAG GATGCAGGAGCAGGAGTCGATGTTGGCCCAGTCTCAAACCTGCGTTCAGGAGCTGACCACCGAGCTGAGAAACCGCTGTCTAGAGTTGCGAGAGCTGAACCACAGGATACAGGATGAGGAGAAACTAATCCAG GAGAACGAGGTTCTCCGAAAGCAGAATGTTCTGCTATCCGAGGAGAACGGAAAACTTGTGGGGCATAAGAACCACAAACAGAGGATTGAGTATCTGGTGAAGCTGAAAAAGGACAACACCAAACTTCAAGAG gaaAATGAAAAGCTCAGAACGGAGATAACTTTATTGCGAGACAACACTACATGTCCGCCACTGGAGATGCTGTAA